Proteins encoded by one window of Gavia stellata isolate bGavSte3 unplaced genomic scaffold, bGavSte3.hap2 HAP2_SCAFFOLD_100, whole genome shotgun sequence:
- the LOC132321154 gene encoding transcription factor E2F3-like, giving the protein GCSLSEDGGMLAQHQGLTKEVTELTQEEKKLDELIQSCTLDLKLLTEDSENQRLAYVTYQDIRKISGLKDQTVIVVKAPPETRLEVPDPVERALIHLSSTQGPTEVYRCPEENDALSPMKAYSQDHNGNISKTISKEAASANSGQGDCSVNMATISPLASPANLLQQTKDQIPPNFEGPFVNLLPPLVQEDYLLSLGDEEGISDLFDAYDLEKLPSLVDEFITADCLKCCPYLNCGFNGMNKPAIIPSCPLLTIK; this is encoded by the exons GGGCTGCAGTCTGTCTGAGGATGGTGGCATGCTggcacagcatcaaggcctcACGAAGGAAGTGACCGAACTGActcaggaagagaagaaactggatGAGCTGATCCAAAGCTGCACCCTGGACCTCAAGCTGCTAACAGAGGACTCGGAGAATCAGAG ATTAGCTTATGTGACGTATCAAGATATTCGAAAAATTAGTGGCCTTAAAGACCAAACTGTTATAGTTGTGAAAGCTCCTCCAGAAACAAGACTTGAAGTGCCTGACCCAGTGGAG CGTGCATTGATACATTTATCTAGTACTCAAGGACCTACTGAGGTTTACCGGTGCCCAGAGGAAAACGATGCCCTCAGTCCAATGAAAGCCTATAGTCAGGACCACAACggaaatatttccaaaaccatttccaaag aAGCAGCTTCTGCTAACTCAGGACAAGGTGACTGCTCAGTAAATATGGCAACAATCTCTCCATTGGCTTCTCCAGCCAACCTTCTCCAGCAGACCAAGGACCAAATTCCCCCAAACTTTGAAGGACCATTTGTGAATTTGCTGCCTCCTCTGGTTCAGGAAGATTATTTGCTGAGCCTTGGGGATGAAGAAGGCATCAGTGACCTCTTTGATGCTTACGATTTAGAGAAGCTTCCTTCATTGGTGGATGAATTTATAACAGCTGATTGTCTTAAATGCTGTCCGTATCTAAATTGTGGTTTTAACGGAATGAACAAACCTGCCATCATTCCGAGTTGTCCCCTACTTACTATAAAATAG